The proteins below are encoded in one region of Leptospira hartskeerlii:
- a CDS encoding class I SAM-dependent rRNA methyltransferase, producing MRAKPFRRYQLNKTTESVLNSGHPWILNGKLSTAISAFQDGDWMRLVSGSNETLGFGIYSSSGPIGIRIIQRGNEFSLPQLQQTIEKALELRKPLRARTNAYRLLHGENDLVPGVTVDRYGSTWVVQTYSKSLRVFSRLAVRYLYSVASKTEEPIPKQIVWISPQRIGSEKSLPIRFLRGKKDIPYEEKIFLNQVQWKTKIPGQKGGFFLDVRNLRQYILEKPELAKDRDCLHLFSHTGLTSICLEEAGANSVFSADGAKEALEEFASHILPENEILNFEKKNTILTKGKHHLARADLFQDWGFLEDKKFSLIVLDPPNLTPNQAAIPAGKKAYRSLIAKALFHLEPGGDLILLSCSGRILESEFEKIGRETLANKGWKYKDLFKLRPEPDHPTRKEFPEGKYFKVHIYKKCMPLDQNL from the coding sequence CTGAGAGCCAAGCCTTTTCGCCGCTACCAATTAAACAAAACAACTGAATCGGTTCTGAATTCAGGACATCCTTGGATCTTAAACGGAAAATTATCCACCGCAATCTCCGCATTCCAAGACGGAGATTGGATGAGGCTTGTCTCCGGCTCGAACGAAACATTAGGATTTGGGATCTATTCTTCTTCTGGTCCAATCGGAATACGTATCATCCAAAGAGGAAATGAATTCTCACTTCCTCAATTACAACAAACAATAGAGAAGGCGTTAGAACTCAGAAAACCTCTTAGAGCAAGAACAAACGCTTACAGACTTTTACATGGTGAGAATGACCTGGTCCCTGGAGTCACAGTGGATCGATACGGATCTACCTGGGTAGTCCAGACCTATTCCAAATCATTAAGAGTATTTTCCAGATTAGCAGTTCGATATCTTTATTCTGTAGCTTCCAAAACAGAGGAACCAATTCCGAAACAGATCGTATGGATTTCTCCACAACGTATAGGCTCAGAAAAATCTTTACCAATCCGTTTTCTGAGGGGCAAAAAAGATATCCCGTATGAGGAAAAAATTTTCCTGAACCAGGTTCAATGGAAAACTAAGATCCCCGGACAGAAAGGTGGATTCTTTCTAGATGTTCGAAATTTGCGGCAATATATATTAGAAAAACCGGAATTAGCTAAGGACAGAGATTGCCTTCACTTATTCTCCCACACTGGACTTACTTCAATATGTTTAGAAGAAGCTGGCGCAAACTCTGTCTTCTCCGCTGACGGAGCTAAAGAAGCACTCGAAGAATTTGCGTCTCATATTTTGCCAGAGAATGAAATCTTAAATTTTGAGAAGAAGAACACGATCCTCACGAAAGGAAAACATCATCTAGCCCGAGCAGATCTATTCCAAGACTGGGGATTTTTAGAAGACAAAAAATTTTCACTTATCGTTTTGGATCCGCCCAATCTGACTCCAAACCAAGCCGCTATTCCCGCTGGTAAAAAAGCATATCGTAGTCTAATTGCAAAGGCACTCTTTCATTTGGAACCTGGAGGAGACCTAATCTTACTCTCTTGCTCCGGAAGAATCCTGGAGTCCGAATTCGAAAAGATTGGCCGAGAAACCTTGGCAAACAAAGGATGGAAGTACAAGGATCTTTTCAAATTAAGACCGGAACCGGATCATCCTACACGTAAGGAATTTCCGGAGGGGAAATACTTCAAGGTGCATATCTATAAAAAATGTATGCCCTTGGATCAGAACTTATGA
- a CDS encoding class I SAM-dependent methyltransferase, which translates to MSTNKNTYQLIDSGNFKKLEQVGPYKVIRPSPVAAWPPTQPSLWKDADGEYHRSDKGGGNWSWRGSSGSRPDSEDEFLIQIPPLTVKIRFTPFGHLGIFPEQLSNWDRIRNVSSQLAGQGEVLNLFAYSGLSTLSVLAGGLDACHLDSSKGMVEWARENAQVSGLADKKVRWIIEDVLKFLNREIRREKKYIGFILDPPTFGRGASGEVFKIEKDLPEMMDLLMQLCNNKPEFVFLTCHSTGFSPLALRRILEGRIKTPGNYLTEELSISESTGRLHPAGSNCVFYSNRVKL; encoded by the coding sequence ATGAGCACGAATAAAAATACTTACCAACTCATCGATTCCGGAAATTTCAAGAAGTTAGAGCAAGTGGGTCCTTATAAAGTGATCCGCCCTTCTCCAGTCGCAGCATGGCCACCTACTCAACCTTCTCTCTGGAAGGACGCCGACGGAGAATATCATAGAAGTGATAAAGGCGGGGGAAATTGGAGTTGGAGAGGTTCAAGCGGTTCCAGACCTGATTCGGAAGACGAGTTCCTAATTCAAATTCCACCTTTGACAGTTAAGATACGTTTTACTCCTTTCGGTCATCTTGGGATCTTCCCAGAACAATTAAGTAATTGGGACCGGATCCGAAATGTTTCCTCTCAACTTGCAGGACAGGGAGAAGTTTTAAATTTATTCGCTTATTCAGGACTTTCCACATTATCCGTATTAGCCGGAGGATTGGACGCTTGCCACTTGGATTCCTCCAAAGGAATGGTAGAATGGGCCAGAGAAAATGCGCAAGTTTCAGGGCTCGCAGATAAAAAAGTGCGATGGATCATTGAAGACGTATTAAAATTCCTGAATAGAGAGATTAGAAGGGAAAAAAAATACATAGGCTTTATATTAGATCCACCCACTTTCGGAAGAGGAGCCAGCGGCGAAGTTTTCAAAATAGAAAAAGATCTGCCGGAGATGATGGATCTACTTATGCAACTCTGTAATAATAAACCTGAGTTCGTATTCTTGACCTGTCATTCTACAGGGTTTAGCCCCCTCGCACTTAGAAGAATTTTGGAAGGAAGGATTAAAACTCCCGGGAATTATCTTACGGAAGAACTTTCCATTTCGGAATCCACAGGAAGATTACATCCTGCGGGTTCCAACTGTGTATTTTATTCGAATAGAGTAAAACTTTGA
- a CDS encoding TrmH family RNA methyltransferase, with translation MKKNILEISSFSNEKLKYISGLKEKKNREKSGTFFIEGFRELQRAQVSGKVKFEYLLTCPDCYLGENEEDLVSTIDAKTIIVSKQIFEKISYRDRPDGLIATAELPDFSLSSKTKLLADPVLVIEGVEKPGNLGTILRTAEGAGFHKVFVADPRLDLFNPNVIRSSTGTLFTLDVFQSDIKELYPILQNAGYKTFAVTPEAKSIYWDANLKGKVALVFGSEQYGLSEYARSQSDQYISLPMKGVADSLNLAMSAGILMYEVLRQKSQIDN, from the coding sequence TTGAAGAAGAACATTTTGGAAATCAGCAGTTTTTCGAATGAAAAACTGAAGTATATCTCCGGATTAAAAGAGAAAAAGAACAGAGAAAAGTCAGGCACATTCTTCATTGAAGGTTTCAGAGAACTCCAAAGAGCGCAAGTTTCCGGCAAAGTTAAATTCGAATACTTACTCACATGCCCCGATTGTTATTTGGGAGAAAATGAAGAAGACCTTGTATCTACTATAGATGCAAAAACGATCATCGTTTCAAAACAAATTTTCGAAAAGATTTCCTATAGAGATAGACCGGACGGCCTTATCGCAACTGCTGAATTGCCGGACTTCTCCTTATCCTCCAAAACAAAACTTTTAGCAGATCCAGTGCTTGTGATCGAAGGTGTAGAAAAACCCGGAAACTTAGGAACTATCTTAAGAACTGCAGAAGGCGCAGGATTTCATAAAGTATTCGTTGCAGATCCGAGACTTGATCTATTCAATCCAAACGTTATACGTTCCTCTACAGGTACACTGTTTACATTAGATGTTTTCCAATCCGATATTAAAGAATTGTATCCTATCCTTCAAAATGCAGGATATAAAACATTCGCAGTTACTCCGGAAGCAAAATCTATATATTGGGATGCAAATCTGAAAGGAAAAGTTGCACTTGTTTTCGGAAGCGAACAGTACGGACTAAGCGAATACGCTAGATCCCAAAGTGACCAATATATTTCTCTTCCCATGAAAGGTGTGGCAGATAGTTTAAATCTGGCTATGTCAGCCGGGATTTTAATGTACGAAGTGCTTCGCCAAAAATCTCAGATTGACAATTAG
- a CDS encoding transposase encodes MEEAYLRSPKVLTSAEIQRKLGISYKAALLLKRRIQLFAADQKENFRDLIFRNLESEFREFQLPESIPETNRLTTDPLGKKRRIARNVPDKKEAMKRAIQDKPIVNADTLVLFSASQRANKGRKRHKHGGSTASIYMNDKLGGRQIGTMVHTIVTSKGALILDSVPDQKMDTLGPLFLRNIPITAPVFTDSAYTWLGTAYRNHRMVNHSARSKDSRYRWARNRWSKDGIHAQYAEGNHRAIKQAFSQYGYIQPKYSQLYLDEYCFFKNLKAFGMDRLIETNRERNGIEVVPTQVWEDGVSLLPDQKGRTSQSAALGRSSAFELKARIPTDVLIVNLRFLAKHFVH; translated from the coding sequence TTGGAAGAAGCCTACCTTCGGAGCCCGAAGGTATTAACGTCAGCGGAAATCCAAAGGAAACTTGGGATCTCATACAAGGCAGCATTACTTCTCAAACGTAGGATCCAGTTATTCGCAGCAGACCAGAAGGAGAACTTCCGGGACCTAATCTTCCGGAATCTGGAATCCGAATTCCGGGAGTTCCAGCTTCCAGAATCGATTCCGGAAACAAACCGTCTCACAACGGATCCGCTGGGAAAGAAGCGCAGAATAGCGCGGAACGTTCCGGACAAAAAAGAGGCGATGAAACGGGCTATTCAAGACAAGCCGATCGTCAACGCCGATACGCTGGTATTATTCTCCGCATCCCAAAGAGCGAATAAGGGCCGTAAACGGCACAAACACGGTGGTTCTACCGCTTCCATCTATATGAACGACAAACTGGGAGGCCGACAGATCGGTACGATGGTTCACACGATCGTGACCAGTAAGGGAGCACTCATACTCGATTCGGTTCCGGACCAGAAGATGGATACGCTGGGGCCGTTATTCTTACGAAACATCCCCATCACGGCACCCGTATTTACCGACAGCGCATATACCTGGCTCGGAACAGCATACCGGAATCACAGAATGGTAAACCATTCGGCCCGTTCGAAGGATAGTCGTTACAGATGGGCAAGGAATCGGTGGAGCAAGGACGGGATCCACGCCCAATACGCAGAAGGAAACCACCGAGCAATCAAGCAGGCGTTCTCCCAATACGGATACATCCAGCCGAAGTATTCCCAGCTCTACCTGGACGAGTATTGTTTCTTTAAAAATTTGAAGGCTTTCGGGATGGACCGGCTAATCGAAACAAACCGGGAACGTAATGGGATTGAAGTCGTGCCAACTCAGGTGTGGGAGGATGGGGTATCCTTGCTTCCAGACCAAAAAGGGAGAACTTCTCAGTCAGCTGCGCTCGGCCGTTCTTCCGCTTTTGAGCTGAAAGCGAGGATACCAACCGATGTGCTAATTGTCAATCTGAGATTTTTGGCGAAGCACTTCGTACATTAA